In a single window of the Eleginops maclovinus isolate JMC-PN-2008 ecotype Puerto Natales chromosome 6, JC_Emac_rtc_rv5, whole genome shotgun sequence genome:
- the rnf182 gene encoding E3 ubiquitin-protein ligase RNF182: MMIELQSPDDRGGGGGYMDILSTEELECKICYCAYNLGSRRPKVLECCHRLCAKCLAKILDLGESPPNAVVCPFCRYITRLPGQEVSSLPDDCNLVAALSLQSRNQRNLHFHQEATTELLLSPRRLNSLMGSNPPMTSPSSSTSSSSTTYSTIRGSPNFVVITIMGPPPMPTSNREVHHHGSSYRSSSVDSMASITQRWTMWNCAALLCQTSARALVWVLGLLYFSSLPMGVYLLIMQKTTVGVLLVSLVPASLVMIMVYGLCQCICHELWDCMPP; the protein is encoded by the coding sequence ATGATGATTGAGCTGCAAAGCCCGGATgatagaggaggaggtggtggataCATGGACATACTGAGCACGGAGGAGCTGGAGTGTAAGATCTGCTACTGTGCCTACAACCTGGGGAGCCGCCGGCCGAAGGTGCTCGAGTGCTGCCACCGTCTTTGCGCCAAATGCCTCGCCAAGATCCTGGACCTTGGTGAGTCACCTCCGAATGCTGTGGTGTGTCCGTTTTGTCGCTACATCACTAGACTTCCTGGGCAGGAGGTGAGCAGCCTGCCAGACGATTGCAATCTGGTGGCGGCGCTGTCCCTCCAAAGCAGGAACCAGAGGAACCTCCACTTTCACCAGGAGGCGACGACGGAGCTGCTCCTCAGCCCCCGGCGCCTCAACTCGCTGATGGGAAGTAATCCACCCATGAcatccccttcctcctccacgTCTTCTTCCTCCACAACCTACTCCACCATACGGGGGTCGCCTAACTTTGTGGTGATCACCATCATGGGGCCGCCACCGATGCCCACATCCAACCGAGAAGTCCACCATCATGGATCGAGCTACCGCTCCTCCAGCGTGGACTCCATGGCGTCCATCACGCAGAGGTGGACGATGTGGAACTGTGCGGCCCTGCTGTGCCAGACCTCCGCCCGGGCGCTGGTGTGGGTTTTGGGGTTGCTGTACTTCAGCTCGCTGCCCATGGGGGTCTACCTGCTCATCATGCAGAAGACCACGGTCGGCGTCCTGCTGGTGAGCCTGGTCCCCGCCAGCCTGGTCATGATCATGGTCTACGGACTGTGCCAGTGTATCTGCCATGAGCTGTGGGACTGCATGCCTCCGTAA